Part of the Mytilus edulis chromosome 9, xbMytEdul2.2, whole genome shotgun sequence genome, TGAAAGAAATCCGTCTGTCTAGTATCTTTGATGGGTTTAGTTTTTACTATTTATGTGTTCGTTAATGTAGAACAAAGATTTTGTGTTTCAATGAACTGTGTAATATCAGAGCAaagaacattgtttttttttcaaacttcgCACGTCGTATTTCATCTATCAGGCAAGACACAATGTTATAGACATagtaaaaatgtctaaatttcTAAATGAGATAATCtttattatcttttaaaagttttgaaacaaTATTTAGATTCATGATTCATCCAACTTTGAAAGGGATTTTAGATttgattcgtgttgctcagtctttagttttctatgttgtttcttgtgttctattattggtctgtttttttatttttatccatggcgttgtcagtttattttcgatttatgagtttgggtgttattctggtatatttcgcccctcgtCTTTTACGTTATTcccgtcatgtaatgttgtcattttagcggtatatttaacTTTGCTATAAAGCATGATGTTTGGCTATTCACAACACCAGGTTCAACGCACAGTTCTTtaaatgtcctttaccaagtcagtaatatggcagttgttatctaataggtcgtttctatgtatgttgcattgtcgtttgttttttgttgcacttcagtgttctgttgtttcgttgttttcctcttatagttgatgtgtttcccacggttttaatttgtaacccggatgtgttttctctcaatcgatttttgacttttgaacagcggtatactattgttgcctttattttacatacatttaCATTGTATAAGAATATGATGGAAAAACATGTTGAAATAACTAATGACcaatatttttatagaaaatttagAAGCAGTTACTTTCTTTTGGGAATAAGTATAGTTTTGATCATATATCCCTTCAATAGTTTTTGGTTCTTAACTTCTTATACATCCTTGCATTTGAATATTCGGTTTTGTGCGTTGCTAacgaaaaaattaaatcacaaaaataaaacaaactcagaagaaaatttaaaacggtAAGTCCCTAAATAAATGGCAAAACTAAAACTCAAACACATACAActaatggataaaaactgtcatattcctgtcttggtacagacattatcttatgtagaaaatagtggattaaacctggttttatagctacataAAACGCTCagttatatgacagtcgcataacattccattatattgacaacggtgttaaaaaaaacaaacatacataataggtaaacatgataaaaaaatggGATACTGGAGACAAAAGTttgttataatctaaatcactataaaacagtcaaatatgtaacaaagaaacacaaaatggcagatagataaaaaaaaaaaaaggtttattcaGAAAAGCACTTGGGACGCATCAAAATCAttcaaagaaacaaaacaaaaatacacaacaccaaggatgaattaaaaaaaagaagtacaTTAAAACTTACAAAATCAAACACTTTCAATTAACGAAACAAGTGAGAAAAAACTGCTGTATTCCtgattggtacatgtattttccaaAGAAAATAGTGGGTTAAACTTGGTTGAATAGCTAAACCTTCCCAATTGTATGACAGTAGTTTatggttttgttttcatttatctttATATCAAAAAGAGCTCAAACCCACTAGGTGTCATCCTATTTTATTGCTGCTTTATCTCAAATCAATATCTCGAGAACAAGTGTTTAGAATATTCCTTTAAATACACAATAGGTAAATTCTCATTATCATTGCATGaattaaatcttttaaaagtaaTGTTATGGCTATGCACTAGTTCAGCGGTACGTATATGTCTTCGTTTTTATCCAACGTAGATCTATTCAATCATCTTGTCTAGGAAGGGTTCATCGTTCTTTTTAAATCATCATTTAGATGCGTGATTTTTCTTATTGCATTTTTGTAACGTTTGCAGGACGTGTTTAGCTACAAAAATCGGTATTTCCATTTGAAACCAAATCTACTCCTTTTCTTGTTCCTTTATTTATATGAGGATGACTTTATACAGGGGCTTATAATGAATACAAATACAATAGCATTATCCCCTAACTTCGCGTTCTGCTATAAAAAGGATGTCATCTCACTAAATGATTCAGAGTTTAGTTACTATGTTAAGCACATCTCTCCCATCTAACTTTAAATAAAGGATACAATAGATATAGTAAAGTATGTTCTAATGTATGTAGCATGTAgacaaaatagatgatttcaTCTTCCCAAAGAACTTTCCATTTGAATGTATCAACATTTCAGAAGCGCCTGCTTATTGAGTATTAATATGGATATAATATTCTAGACTGAGAGCTTACAATTCCTATTATGATTTCCGTGATGAAAGTTTACTATACAAATAAAGTATTGGAATAAGTGATCCAAGTGGTGAAGACGAAaccattccttaaataaattcacggacgccatcacgagttgtatTGGTTGAAAGTTAAGAAATATCTGTTCCATAGATGACGACAGATATGTTCCACAGATGACGacagatatgttccaattgtcgtaaccatAATCACGACATCTTTTAATCGTATACGACCTACCTAATCAGACAAAaatattaccgggtttgtaaatacataagcaacacgaagggtgcttcatgaggagcaggatctgcttactatTACAGGTCACCTTCTGATGGGACTCGCTGTactgagtctttagttttctacgttcTGTTCTGTTTTATTTGTGTACTGTTCTTGGTTTGTTCGTCGTTATTCATTTTTTGACTTCTAAGTCTTagtatccctttggtatctttcgccttttttTTATCCTACTGGAGCACCGAAAATCACCACTGGTTTTGATGGGGTCGTTTTTtcattctttggttttctatgctgtatactattgtttgcctTTTGgtcgtttttgtttgtttgccatAGTATtgtaagttggtttttttttaactgatgaGTATTCCTTTTCTAAgaagcaaataaactcatcatagataccagaactagatttagtatacgccagacgcgcgtttcgtctacaaaagacttatcagagacgctcgaatctaaaaaagttgaaaaaggccaaataaagtacgaagttgaagagcattgaggaacaaaattcctaaaagttttgccaaatacagctaatgtaatctatacAGCATTCAAACAGAACCTGCATACgcggtatatatctcccaattgatacgatattcccgtgcctgcatttcctatcataattttcttgatagagggttgctgctcacaaggaagctattaaaccaagagttccaattggtgaagttgaaatcatcccttcgtaaattttactgacgccatcacgagttagttgaccgttatggaataaccgtttcacgaatgatatcggatatgttccttacctggtaactacaatccccttccctttcatgaatgtgacctaccgaattagactatttactggatttgttataacataagcaacacaacgggtgccacatgtggagcaggatctgcttaccttacCGGAGCACCGGTATAATGAgtttatgaaatttaaatttcGGCTAAGTACTGTTACCTTTTGTTTATTGTGAGGTCCATGGTTTTCGATTGCATGCCTGCTGTCCTAAAATATTGTTTTCTTATTACAACCATACCACATATcctttttatatacaatatattgttGTAGTTCTGACTGTAAGACAACTTTAGACTATGTAGATAATAGAGGTGTTGGCAAGACTCATAAAATACGACCCATAATGCATTAGTATCTAGTATATATGTTTGCCAAATGCGAAACTTAcgtctatttttttattttttcgaaCAATACATACAATGTAGCTACaatttatataatatacaacaaAACATTTAGTAATATTGAGTTTTTGTCACTTCATCAAAACTGTTTTTATGTTACAGATATgtttttaataatacaaaattcaCTTTCAGAAATGTTATCTACATACTTGCTTTTCTATCAATGAACAGTGTATACATACTTTGTGATTATCGtgtgttttaatactattgcttACTTTGTCGCAGCGTTCTGAAATGTGCGTTCGAGCCTACAAGCCTTCAGATATATAAGTCCTGCTAATGTTCATACTATTATTTCATTAATAATCAAACTTGAACATTTTGAAACACTGTTTTCATGATTGTATTACTTTAGGTAACCGTGTTTTCGGTGTTGCAATTTTTATCTTTAGTACTGACTTCATTGTTTGTATGGTTCAAGTTGTTTAACAGCATCTCCTTAGTTTCCTTATCAGCCCCGCGTGGCGCATGGGTTCTTTCGTATTCGAATTTCGTTGATACTTGTCCTTTGCAACAAAGAAGCTTTCTAAAACTTCGTCGGAAATTTTCGGACAGAAAAGCGTACAGTATAGGATTGACGCAACTGTTCATATAAGCTAAGCAATTTGCAGTCATTTGAATACCAAATGTAATTGGGGTTGCttcaaaatgtccaaaatattGAACTAAAAACATAATCTGAATGGGTAACCAACACAAGGCAAATATTCCTACAACGATGATAATCATCTTCGTAACTCTTTTCTTGGATCTGATACTTTCGGCACGTTGACTTCCACCGGGAACAACTCCATACAAGAGCCTTTTCAACATAAATCCATACAAAACGCAAATCAGTGTCAAAGGTAATACATATCCAAAAGCAAAGAAGCAACCGTGGAATCTACGAGCTACGGATAAATTTTGCTCTAATATACACGTTGATCGATTACGGtcataaaattgatattcaataaCATGGAACTCGAAAGCTGCCGGGAGATTAGAGCCGAGAATTACAATCCATGTTAAAATAACCAGAAAGTTCGCATTTTTTCTGTTTCGGATTTTCATTGATGTGATTGGATGAACTACTGCAAGATATCGATCAAGTGACATGAGAACGAGGGTATATACACTTGCGAATGCGCAGACATACATCAGATAACTTGATATCTTACACCAAAGGGTACCGAAGGGCCATGTTGACATGACATATTTTGTGGCAGTAAAGGGAACACAGAATATGATAAATGAAAGATCCGCAAAGGCCAGGCTAAcaattaatatatttgttgtattttgcATCTGAGTGTTTGACCAAACAACAATGATTACCAAAAGGTTTCCTAGAAACCCAACTAAAACAACgataccaaatataattgataCAGCCAAATGTATTGCGCGTTCAAACGCAAGCGCACTTTCCATCTCTCCTTGAATACTTTCGGACAAATTATTTGACATTGTTGAATTCATCATTCCGGAAGTAGTGTTGATAAATCCCGATGTCATGATGATCAAAAGGCTTTCGAAATCATCTAGAAGTTAATTAACctgaaaatagaataaaaaaaatccaatttgtaaaagaaaacttcAATAGATAATTTCTGTATAGTATATCAAATGTGTCGTTCGGTATTCAACGAAGTCATATTGACTATCGCATTTGACTAACACACTTCAGAAAACCCCATTTACAAAAGATCAGGACTCCTATGAAAACGACAATTCTGCTGAGTCTTCAATAAAAATCtatctgacattttttttgtattactcTGATATCTGAAAACTTGTTGGTTCTTACTGTCGAAGGAAAAGTCTTTTTGTCTCTGTCTTATTAGTATATAGAATAAAGCAAGGATGCTCTTTGATTTTGCATTTCAATCAGATTATGTCAACCCTTTAAGTGCACCTGTCAATTCGTCGAATTAAAATGGGCTCtgtatttgaaaatgtctgtaccaagtcaggaacatgacagtcgTTGTCCatggtttgatgtgttttatcatttgattttgccatgtaattatggaatttccgttttgaatttacctcggagtttatttttgtgattttactttttttctgtaattCAATTTACTGATGTTGAGTATCATAGCTTGCTACTACCTATTGCTCATTCCTTGTCCTTCATAGACTATTATCATTGATCAGATcccatttttgttgttgttttaaaaaaaaaagtttgaaatactCGTTTGTAATTGTTTACTGTTATACATTTAAGTCGAGTATTTATTAAACAGatatttcaacattttgaaatactAGTATTATCTTCATATATTAAGTTGAAATTGGCTGGCTTTCAGTAACTTCTTAATTGGTACTTCTTGTGCATTTTATATCAGTTTTGTATCAGTTGTTTTGTACTTCGTGCCAATAGACTTCATCATGCCCTTTCAGGCTTATTTTAACAATGTGTTCTAATAATGTTACGCTAATGTTCCGGGTTAGGAGAGGGttaagtagatataagaagatgtggtatgagtgccaatgagacaatccagTTATATCCTTTATGTGCTTGCCAAAGTATTTCTGTTATCTAGTAGTTGAAGTTAGTTGCTGTATGTCATATATGTTCTTTACTTATTGATATTAGTATGAATCAGGCCGTTGgatttctcttttaaattgttttatcatttgtcaCGTTGTCGTCTTTCATATCTTTTCTATACCTATtttgattttctcattgttgaaggtcgttcaGTGACCTTAAGTTGTTTACATTCTCGccgttttggtctcttgtggatagatGTCTCttaacaatcatatcacatctccttatttttatattaagatcAAAATACCATTCAGATTATACTAATAAGGATAAATCATTTTGTAAACACTATAATTTGTTCATACGTACATAACATTTGTGTTAGTCTAAATCAAATTGAATGTATTTGTATCTCAAAATATGCATAAAAAAGAATtgtgatacaattttttttttttttaattttcctcctAATAATTTGTATGTTACATGATCATAGTTTATAAAATCTGCTTTGAGTACAGTACATAGATATAAGAcaatgtggtattagtgccaatgagacaactctcaatccaagtcacaatttataaaagtattacATTATTGGTCAAAGTGCAgtcttcaacacgtagccttggctcacaacgaacagcaagctataaagtgcccaaaaaaattactaatgtaaaaccattcaaacaggaaaaccaacggcctaatctatataaaaaacgagaaacgagaaacacttatgagccatatcaacaaacgacaacaacttaacatcagattcctggcttaagacaggtgcaaacaattgcagcgggtttacgCGTTATTGGTACCAACCTTCCCCTTATCTGAAAAATAGTGTAAAATCACAACATataaagacacactataaaatatcaacagAAAAACATCCTTTTTGAAATAATTCaacatattgtttttaaaataattttaattatatgaaaacaatgaactaattgaataaataataaagaaaaaaggaAGCCCGGCAGATGAAATTACTGTAAACATTTGGTAATTGGTGTaaatctgaattaaaaaaaaaaacaaaaaaaaaaacggaattaACAGAAAATATTGTATAAGGTGTGGTCAATATGTCACCTTAATTAATGATATTCCACTATTACATAATGTTGTCTAATTAAGGAAAAGATGTTACGCTTTGTCAGTGTTTGTCactttccttatttttttataaaaattcattCGGTTCATTTTGATATTGACTATTGCTCTGACGTCCATATTAGTTAAATAGTTTGCAAAATCCTTTGAAAAATGTAATTACATTGCACCTATTATAGCATTCGTAAATTAATGTTCCAGTGTTTTAATTAAGATAATAAAAGGGAAGTTCTTATCATTCACTACTTTTCCCCATTTATCTCTAAAATCGTTCCTACAAACAGCAATTATTGCTTGCTTCTAAAGCAATCACTTCATCTTCAACCACCATTTACATCATTTAAAACTGTCAATTCTACTTCTACGACaatgtaatttttatatgtattaagtaataaaataaaaatatttcatcaatgcttTTCCATCTAGAATCGCCAAGACAGCAAGAATTCTCTATGTCTGCACGAGTGTCCTGATTTTTATAAATGGGTTTGCAGTCACTCATGGTTTATACTGGATTCGATTTATTTCATGTCTTGAAATGATCTATACAGTATAAATAATGAATAATCAAATTATCTTTTGTAACTCGTACCATTAATCACTAAATGGCTATTTTGGTTCTACAGGAAAATGGACGGATTTTTATAGCGTAGGTCATTGTGACTCTCATATAAACTACCAGAGATTATTGATGGATAGCTGTTTGAAGTTCACGCGGAAGTAAAGGAAGAAGCTAGCAATGTTGCCATTAACATTTTCACTGTTGATAAAATaccaaacatgtacatgtaagataatcttaaaaaaagggacgaaagatacaagagggacagtcaaactcataaatcgaaaataaactgacaacgccatggctaaaaatgaaaaaaaaaaaaaaaaagataaacaatagtaaatatgactcaacatagaaaactaaagaaaatcttgagcaacacgaaccccaccaaaaagtaggggtgatcgcaggtgctccggaagggtaagcagatcctgctccacatgtggcacccgtcgtgttgcttatgtgataacaaatccggtaaatagtctaattcggtagatcacattcatgaacgggaagaggattgtagttacgacgtaaggaacatatccgatatcatttgtgaaacggttattacttaacggtcaaccaactcgtgatggcgtcagtaaaatttacgaagggatgatttcaacttcaccatttggaactcttggtttaatagcttccttgtgagcagcaaccccctatcaagaaaatcacgataggaaatgcaagcactaTAGACTACaaaaatcatagaaaatataGGCACAATAATACAGGAAAAATCTCTAATAACggaaattttgattaaatattcAGATAGGATATTGGCTTCGTATTTCGAAATACTACCAAATGACTGTACAGTGCTTGACTTGAACACTTTGGTAAATTTACTGCTAAACAACTGTACAAAGACGAAATAAAACGaattattcaatttaaaactaGATGAATGTACAGTTTTTTAAGTTGCGTTTTCTACGCGTGTCGTcggtaattaaaaaaatgcaatgtACACCCTTAACATCCTacgacacaaaaaaaaacccattacaGTATGCAATAAAGGCCAGCGTAGAAAAAGGCCAATAGTGTGTCTCCACACTGTAAAAACAGCGTTTAGATTTGAAACGGATCTACAACATGTTTAGGTCTAAACGTTTTTAGGAAAGCGTTTAGGATCTAAACGGATATTTATCTaaacataataataattttattatggtAAAAATCATTGCAAGAACATAAAGCAGAAATGTACAAGTTTATTGTATATTCTACAATACAGTGTGGACTATTCAACCTGTAGTGCTGTACCACAAGTAGTTCCTGTGAAATCATAGTACTAGTAGGCTAACTGTTGGAAGGTCTAAACACCATATATTTCTAAACATACAACATCTAAACacttgttaaaatctaaacatgtttagatgCTAAACGCGTTTCAAAACGTACACATAAAAAGTGTTTAGATAAGTGTTTAGGATCTAAACACTGTTTTTACAGTGCAATTTTAGTGACTTTTGTTAGAGCAACCATGAACATGCATAGCTATCAATCCTATATGATTCAACCGTCAAaagattatgaattattcactgcAATGTGCGTTAGCATAATTATTATATCAGAATTTTAATTGATTGAGGTAGTTTGCTTTCATAAATTGCAAGCATTCTTAAATGCGTTATTATGTTGTACCATTCTTGGGATAccttatttaattgaaaaatagtttgaaatgaaaaaaaaatatgattacatGATAATGACGATGTTTACACAATGTACATTGCACAAAGTGCAGCTTGATTATCGATTAAAAAAATTCCGGGAAAAGAATGATGTGTACACAATAACCTCGCCATCATCGCagcttgctttaaaaaaaaaacgaataaaaaaaaaataaactgcgACGgttgaaaatgttttgaaaaataatgaCAATTTATCTTACAAACAGGAAATGATATTTgtcttataaaataaatataatctcGACAGACGACATTCCTGTTgagaaaaataatttagaaattagATATTCTTATTCAGTACTACGGTTTGAATAGTGCTGTATTAGGCAGATTCAAATCAGACAGCTCATGTTTACTATCAGATGAAAGTCTACCCGAGAAGGACACAGCAGGGATGATAACTAATATCTAATGGACTTTTGAATGTGTTGAAATGTTCAAACACGATATTCATTATAGTCGTTGTTTGTAACTTGAGGTTTATATTATTAATGCGGGTAAATGATATCGTGTTTTTGTCAAccatctaaaaatataaataaaggagGTGTCAACTAAATAACCTGCGGACATAGCAGCAATTCAGAAAATCCTTACTGACCTGTACAATATTTTTTCAACGAGAACGAATTCCAGGTTTTATATTAACACGAAAAGACACATTTATATAGAGTCCATCATTTACCATTACGGAAGTATAAAACTGCTTGAATATACAAAGAGTCAGTTTCGTACATGGACTGTTCTTAAAACTTGCAATGTCATCGTCTGattgaaaagtttttttatatttacacagTACCTAGCAGCAATAGCCAAGCCCccccccaccaaaaaaaaaaataaaaaaataaaaaaaataatcaaagatcaagaaaaacaaacaaatataccaGAGGAGAACGATATGGTAAATTGTTTATCGGTATTTACATCGTACAACAATTGTCGGTATTTTGAGAATGTGATTAGAAAACTACTAATTGTAGGGAGTTATGTGAACAAATTGCTTTTTTATGAAGACGTTCCTATCAAAACAATCAAAAACAAAGTGCCTCTTAAAGATTGATTTAACCAAGgcgttttatttttaaatcatcaTGTTTTTTACCCTGTTTTAAGTATTTGCATTCAATCATCATTGAAAAGTATCATATCCTTCATGTTATAAAAAAACCTGTTaagtaaattaaataattttccaTTAAATATAAGAACACTTTTTGGAAATGGTACTAATATGAAATGCATTGTAGATCTAGTACAATTTCGCGCAATTGTTTGATTTTGAGTTAAAAACATTTGTCAATTAAATTTATCACGTTGTCGAACCGTCCAAGTCCGTGAATATGTAATTAATTAGTTGGACTATAAGGCAACTATCTAAAATGACTTTCATGTACACAAGTATAGGTCACGGTATGAcattcaacattgagcaaaactcccactgtatagtcagctatagcTATAGCACACCAATTATAAGTCAcgatatggccttcaacattgagcaaaatcCACACAGTATAGTCAGTAATAACAATCAGACCGACATGACAATTGTTCACGTCCTTGAAATGTAAAACTATAAATTGGATTGTCTCCTACTCAACATGGTGTAATTAACGTAAAAGCATCTGTCGTGTGCTCAATACGTTCTTGTTCCCCATTATAAATCTATGTAAATTAtgaataattgaaaaattattttgaacaatTTCAATACCTGCAAGATGTCTACTAATATAAATTCACATATAATAACCTCAAACAGCTTCAAAgaatttataaaacttatatgtgATAGATAAATATTGTTATAGACATTGTTTTAGTAAGTCATTACACTTACCAGCAGGTGAAAACAA contains:
- the LOC139488161 gene encoding allatostatin-A receptor-like, with protein sequence MTSGFINTTSGMMNSTMSNNLSESIQGEMESALAFERAIHLAVSIIFGIVVLVGFLGNLLVIIVVWSNTQMQNTTNILIVSLAFADLSFIIFCVPFTATKYVMSTWPFGTLWCKISSYLMYVCAFASVYTLVLMSLDRYLAVVHPITSMKIRNRKNANFLVILTWIVILGSNLPAAFEFHVIEYQFYDRNRSTCILEQNLSVARRFHGCFFAFGYVLPLTLICVLYGFMLKRLLYGVVPGGSQRAESIRSKKRVTKMIIIVVGIFALCWLPIQIMFLVQYFGHFEATPITFGIQMTANCLAYMNSCVNPILYAFLSENFRRSFRKLLCCKGQVSTKFEYERTHAPRGADKETKEMLLNNLNHTNNEVSTKDKNCNTENTVT